One window of Nymphaea colorata isolate Beijing-Zhang1983 chromosome 1, ASM883128v2, whole genome shotgun sequence genomic DNA carries:
- the LOC116245686 gene encoding transcription factor HEC3-like: protein MAPPLCPINISPFNSGILPLHIHLKLPATHLPSPPSFFLGPPHFIRMKHQIFSWSQPPTEPTLPMNQFIQTSKIPPFQTVLPEQSHLPSSSSEPLESGQGLQEDCDIGAMKEMMFKIAVMQPVDVDPASIEKPRRRNVRISSDPQTVAARLRRERISDRIRVLRRLVPGGSKMDTASMLDEAILYVKFLKKLVGELQSSTPQQGGKAAYVASPDWSFGHMTSHMSFIPSSSSSASSSSGSLASTPLSFPAASSPQYLHHLGR from the coding sequence ATGGCTCCTCCCCTCTGCCCCATTAATATTTCTCCCTTCAATTCAGGCATCCTCCCTCTTCACATACATTTGAAACTACCTGCTACCCATCTTCCCTCTCcaccttctttcttcttgggtCCTCCCCATTTCATCAGAATGAAGCACCAAATCTTCTCCTGGTCTCAGCCCCCCACCGAGCCCACCCTCCCCATGAACCAATTCATCCAAACAAGCAAGATCCCACCCTTCCAAACAGTGCTCCCCGAGCAGTCACACCTCCCAAGTTCAAGCAGCGAGCCTCTGGAATCAGGCCAGGGACTGCAGGAAGACTGTGACATCGGGGCCATGAAGGAGATGATGTTCAAGATTGCAGTGATGCAGCCGGTGGACGTCGACCCGGCGTCGATCGAGAAGCCGCGGCGGAGGAACGTCCGGATCTCCAGCGACCCCCAGACGGTCGCCGCCCGGCTCCGGCGCGAGCGGATCAGCGACAGGATCCGGGTGCTGAGGCGGCTGGTGCCGGGGGGATCTAAGATGGACACTGCATCCATGCTGGACGAGGCCATACTTTATGTCAAGTTCTTGAAGAAGCTGGTGGGGGAGCTGCAGTCCAGTACTCCGCAGCAAGGTGGCAAGGCAGCCTACGTGGCATCACCTGATTGGTCGTTTGGCCATATGACAAGCCATATGAGCTTCATCCCTTCTTCCTCGAGTTCTGCATCTTCTTCCTCTGGATCTCTTGCGTCGACCCCTCTTTCCTTCCCCGCTGCTTCCTCTCCTCAGTATCTCCATCACTTAGGAAGGTAg
- the LOC116247633 gene encoding stem-specific protein TSJT1 yields MLAIFRQEYAHPPEELNSPASKDRRPKQPDQIVAEFLSSDPHNAFTMYGDGAVLAYIRSSSRLPYSRLFCGLDDVYCVFLGTLDNLSALIRQYGLSKNTDEALLVIEAYRTLRDRGPYPADQVVKDLVGHFAFVIFDRKSGTVFAALGSDGVVQLYWGIAADGSVVISDNVDVVRRSCGKSFAPFPAGCMFHSGTGGLQSFEHPMNKLKAMPRVDSEGVLCGANFKVDTYTKVNSMPRVGSSANWAPLSQ; encoded by the exons atgttgGCCATCTTCCGTCAGGAGTATGCTCACCCGCCGGAGGAACTGAACAGCCCGGCCTCCAAGGACCGCCGGCCGAAGCAGCCGGACCAGATAGTGGCGGAGTTCCTCTCCTCCGACCCGCACAATGCCTTCACCATGTACGGCGACGGCGCCGTCCTTGCCTACATCCGGTCATCGTCGAGGCTGCCTTACAGCAG GTTGTTCTGCGGACTGGACGATGTGTACTGCGTGTTTCTGGGGACTCTGGACAACTTGAGCGCCCTTATAAGGCAGTACGGACTGTCCAAGAACACGGACGAGGCGCTGCTGGTGATCGAAGCGTACCGCACATTGAGGGACCGCGGGCCTTATCCGGCGGACCAGGTGGTGAAGGACCTCGTCGGCCACTTCGCCTTCGTCATCTTCGACCGCAAGTCCGGCACCGTCTTCGCCGCCCTG GGTTCGGATGGTGTAGTGCAGCTCTACTGGGGCATCGCTGCAGATGGTTCTGTGGTGATATCGGACAACGTCGACGTCGTGAGGAGAAGCTGCGGCAAATCCTTCGCTCCTTTTCCTGCTG GCTGCATGTTCCACAGCGGGACCGGCGGATTGCAGAGCTTCGAGCACCCAATGAACAAGCTGAAAGCCATGCCGAGGGTTGACAGCGAAGGCGTCCTGTGCGGCGCCAACTTCAAGGTCGACACCTACACCAAGGTCAATAGCATGCCTCGTGTCGGCAGCTCCGCCAATTGGGCTCCATTGTCCCAGTGA